One Glycine max cultivar Williams 82 chromosome 8, Glycine_max_v4.0, whole genome shotgun sequence genomic window, ATAAGCTCACGTTACATTATTAGATTTGAAAGAGGTGTATTTTAGATGGCGAAATGTAGTTATAATCCttagattataaaattaatataacagACTTTTAATAGTTTTGTAACTTATTACATATTTTAGAGGAGTAAATAGACATTTTGGTCCCTGACTTTCGATCCTTTAACAAATTAGTTCTtatctttttgaaatgtaaaaaatagtcccTTTTTTTGtataagttttgcaaaatagtcattgccattaaatttaaaaataacgtCGTTAGTGAGGTGCATTGTTGCCAATTTTAGTGTCACATAAACTATCCAATGCGACAAATTGTTCTAAATTGTGACACGTAGACTGGACTTTgatgcaaaatttaaaaagttgtcaaatattttcttcttcacttacttcttcttcttcactctaATTAGTAGCATTCATCTCTGAATTAACCTTCAGCTAAACGTGATACAACATTAAGGctaaacaaaacaagttgcaaaagaaattgccaacattttgtgaattaaaaaacaataaatggaATTAAACTCTATGAAGGATATGAGTAGCATTGAAGACTTTGCAGAAGAAGTTTCTATAAGAAAGATGTAAAGCCTGATACCACTCCTTGGAGAAAAAAACCCGAAACTCGAGATCCAAGTGTGGATTCTTCTTATAAGGAATAATTGCAACACAATTGGTCCAATCTTGTGACCGAACCAGTTACGAAACAAAAACGACGACGAGAGAAGCAAAACGCACCGAACCAGTTAGTCCAATCTTGTGACCTCTGCAGCAATTCGATGTCGTAAAGCGTGAAGAAGTCGACGACTTTGTCGTTGTGGTTGCACTAGACGGCATGGGCGACCTAGAAGCGTAGAAGAGAGTCTCCAACTTAGAGAGCGTGGAGGCAAGCGGCATGGAACTTGGGGACGTAGAGGGAGAAGATTAGGTCGAGGATCTTGTCGGACCTCGAATCCTTTTCCAATGTCAGTGCGCAATTCAGCCTCGTAGGATTCAAGGGTGTTGGTGAAGCCGTGGAACACCAGAAACTCCCTCACAAGCTCCTCCGTGTGCTGCATCTTCTCCATCGATGCGTGTTTGGTTTGAAGAGTAGTAGTAGTTAGCACACAACTCATGCCTTGACGTGCCTTGACTGTGAGTTGGGATTGTGAAATTATTTGGAATTTACATACTCTGAGTGTGACGGAGGCCCTCACTTCCAATCACCTAAGCCGGTTCACCAGGGGTGGGGTGGATAAAGTGTAATTCGAGCAATAGGGATAGTGAAACGTAATAATTTTTactaatcaaatcaatttttctattttaattttttgaaaattaaaaacaattttggaaatagaaatcaaatgttAAAAGTAGGGATGTTGCAGTTATCTGTCCTGAAAATAAATGGAaataagtgaagaaaaaaatatttgacaactttttaaattttgcatcAAAGTTCAATCTATGTGTCACAATCTAGGACAATTTGTCACATTGGATAGTCTATGTGGCATTAAAATTGCCAACAATGCACCTCACTAACAgcgttacttttaaatttaacgaCAATgactattttacaaaatttatacaaaaataaaaactattttttacatttgagAAAGATAGGGACTAATTTATTAAAGGGGTCAAAAGTCATAAACCAAAATAcctatttattctattttagaGTTTAAGTTAGATATATTGTCCGTGTAAAGCACGGTTGGCTCTTAGGGCAAAAAAGTGCGAGAAACTTTTTGAGAACTACATGGATTCTTTGAAGGGGTTCAACCACGATGTTTCTTCATTAAAAACGATGAAGATTGGAGTGATCAACATTTTGTGATCATTGATCAACGGTTAAGAGTTATTGTGTGAAAGGTATGGTTGTATGAAAAGGGTGAGGTAGTGGTACAGCTGAAACCTGAGGCCTCTAAGTAAAAGCAACCtagaaaaagtaaataaaaaggaTTTGTAGCCTAATAGATGATTAGATGATGGTATACGCAAGTCACAACTTTATGTGGTAGATGTGTGACAAAAAATAATGCAACCCGTATTTTCTgatgttctctctctctctatatatatatatattctcattattttattttaaggataGTACAGTAATTTAaggtttaatttaataaaataaaaaatatggacTTAATTTGCTTTTTTTAAGTTACATTTTTCATTCTTTAGTTCTTTGAAAAAGTGTGGCACTTGCGTACATATTTACAAAATCTTTTATGGAAGTCTATCCTGTAAAAATCACATCTTGAGTTTTTTATTgcttaattaatgtaaaaagtcacatctttagttttctttatttaataaaatctatTTGACTTAACTATCAAGCACACGATCAACTAGCATGACACATAATTTCTCATTTTAACGAGTGATTTCAAGCAAAATTATCTTCCAAAGATACACGtaggaaaattatatttaactctgacgaaaaataatttacttagaattacattaatatttaaattattagtgaaaataaacttctttaatttattgttataacaatttaaataaaaaaatttcttgctTGTTAACATGAGATTAAGTAATTTAttgaatatgttattttatttatcacgaaataaatattttcttatgaaataaaataagaatttttttcttcttcttaatttcttcaaaagaATGGTCAACCATCAATCTCAGCCAAAGATGTGTGGGATTTTATAGTTCTTGGACACTAATCGAAATAATAATCTCTCTTTGTGTTTGGATACTAAAATAGTCTGCTCTTATTTGATGGTTCAAGTTAAGAAAGGCTACCCTGCATAGATATGAGGAGAACTAGTGTGACAGTCTGATTAATTAGTAGAGAACCTTGATTGATAATCATCGTGTAGGTTCTAATGAGTCAAAGATTGGCCAGAATGTACCGAATCTAGTTAATTTTTCACGCTTGTGTGCTATGATAAAGAAAGAACAGTTAAAATTGATTGGTTGGAACCTGGAATGGTGAAAGTTCTCTGCTAGATGCCTAGATCAACACCTAGCCCTATCTTTCATTCCTTTCAACATTCAAGTTCTTTCCATCCTTATTCAGCTTGTGATTTATATGCATAGATCAATCTCACCTctcacattattattatttatttttgtaaatttaaaaatctcaAAACATATCAGGTAAAGATTGACAAGAATTATAAACAGATTGGAGGCTTGaactatataataatttcttcttcttcatgtaattatgttttgtgTTTTGGCATTTTTGGCCTTCCacccattaataaaataaaaataaaaatggaatgtAACGCTAATGCAGCTAATAATAGCTAGAACAGAGCTACAAGAAAATAGTATAAAGAGAATATTTGAAATAATGATGAAATTACAGTCACGTGCTACTACAAAACAAACACTCCCATCTTTCTTTCTGAGCTCTGCCAACTCTCAGATTTCTGTGTTCTCTTCCTCACTCACTTGTCACTGTAGTATCTCATATAAATTAGAGCCTTCAAGCAAAACCACCCTTCAAAATCATACATTAATCGCATTTTTCTCTTCaccttttccttctttccaCAAAAATGGTTCCATCTCAGTTATCCAAGTATGGTCTCCTCTTCATTTCTTGCACCTTTTTCCTTATCAACTTCTTAACCATTCCCATTTCTTCCCTCAACATAGGAGTTGAAACCACCGGAATCACTGTCTCTGTGGTTCGCTTCTtgcttcatcttttttctttttttaaattccaAACACTTCATTTAACTTAACAACACTTTCTaactcttcttctttgtttgcAATTGCAGAGCAAAGAGTGCAGCAGAACATGTGAGTCAAGCTTCTGTTCAGGTACTAAATTTCTTTTAACATTTGTTATGATGTGTTTgggagaaataaaaagaaaatgtaatgAAGTTTTGGAATGACAGTGCCTCCTTTATTGAGATATGGCAAGTACTGTGGACTTCTGTATAGTGGGTGCCCTGGGGAAAAACCTTGTGATGGCCTTGATGCTTGTTGTATGTATCATGATAAATGTGTCCAAGCCAAAAACAGTGAGTTCTATTTCTATACtttcttaatttattgtatTCAAGCATTTTACACTATATCAGATCTGATTTTCTAtactttaatttattgtattCAAACATTTTATACTATATCAGATCTGATATCTAAGTAAATAATTTACCTGATCTCCAGAGACCGATTTAGGAGGGGGCAAGCAGGGACCTGAGCCCCTCCCCAGAGATGGttcatttatttgttaagtatgaaatataattgtgtaactTTATATAGTGTTGCACAATAGTTCTTAAAATTGCATATTGTCTTGCGACACTTCTAAAATTTCTGGATCCCGATCAATTGTCTagaataacttaaaaataattatatagaatattaatcatcaaacactaaaacaaccataaatttaGAACATAAATTAATATCCTGCTGTATTTTTTCTTACATGAAAATGTTAAGAATTCAAAGctcttttgataaaaaaaattcatttctctCGTAATGAACATAAGTTATCTTTcccacatatataaaatatatattttatatagatattatattattattattatgtatcatTGTTATAGGATTTGATGACtttcaattattaatatataaaattattttgtttttttagattgTGAGACCATAttaatgtgaattttatttatcCTTATTGTGCATAAGGAAGTCTACCTCAATAGTTAATGATATGTGTGTGAATCATAAACTCACTTATACtgtttcatttttaagaataaaaaatttgtttgttatTATGCTCATAAGATCATattcttctttcaaaaaaattagtagaatttttaataaacaatatttaaatgactgtaaaatgaaaaaaggaaaTTCAAGCCTCCGTTCAATGGACTGCTGGATTCGTCCTTGCTGATCTCATAAGatggttaaattttattaaatatctttgtaaaaataaacataatgtaaacctttttcCTAGATGAAAAGTTTAGTTGGATGTAACAATCAGTGGTTCAGAAAAGGACATATATAATACAGTTCTGACTTAGGAGCTAAGGAAGTCATGTGGTCCTATTTACCGTGTTTCTCTtgttattctttaattaattttcgcCAAATTTCTgtcattaacaaaaaataaagtgttAAGGAAATATTTTGCTGACACTTTTCTTTGGTGAAACGGAGATGAAACctacagttaaaaaaaaactttaaatatctatttcattttcatcacatctatcatttttttctccttttctctttccACCTCaattcacctcgttttggaatggTCATTAGTAAGTGGTCACTAGTTTATATACGTTTCTACTTTCCACATCCTTTTCTTTGTAGTTTTTCTAattgtaatttgttttaaaatataaactattatccaatttgaactaataaaaaCTTTATAAGATTAGTTTAGTTTTTGGAGAATACTGACGGTGTAAGGAAAAttgtatgtataatttttaaggtACATAGGCGTTTAAGACAATATTAATGAGTAAActctagtgttttttttttcttcttgtacaCAATGACGTTTGAATTTATGTAAAATACTTAAATTCCCACCCTAGTAAGCTGAATCTATATTTGGGTTAGTTTAGCTTGAATTATTAAAAAGCTTTACCAAACTTCAACCAacttaatcaaaattttaattttgcccTTTTAAAATAAACTGGAGCCTATGTATGCaagaaaaatcatatatatctaTAATTGT contains:
- the LOC100787294 gene encoding Phospholipase A2-alpha-like; protein product: MVPSQLSKYGLLFISCTFFLINFLTIPISSLNIGVETTGITVSVSKECSRTCESSFCSVPPLLRYGKYCGLLYSGCPGEKPCDGLDACCMYHDKCVQAKNNDYLSQECSQTFINCMQKFKNSRAPTFKGNACQVDDVIEVINVVMEAALLAGRVLHKP